Proteins found in one Bremerella volcania genomic segment:
- a CDS encoding LptF/LptG family permease: protein MLLIDRYLLIQFLKSFLIFFISFTGLFIVIDSFNNLDEFLKYGDQTGSTFGVLWDYYSPRVFTFFGMTSGILTLISAMFTVTWIQRHNEMTALMAAGISQARIVRPVIIAVIVIAILGVLNRELLIPQYMDRLTRNAQDWLGESKKTFQPKFDNRTGVLLNGAATVASDSRIESPNFRLDQNYEGIGNQINGENAYYQAATEDHPSGFLIDNLSKPASTEGVASVDFEGTPLVLMPADHNWLKSDQCFLATELTFEQLTASSQWRDYASTYDLIATLSNRSLDVGADVRTEIHSRIVQPFLDITLLFLGLPIVLRKENRNIFIAIGYCLLLVMCFYAVTLVCKAMGATSWIRPTSLAAFIPLIVFVPIATAMAAPLRD from the coding sequence ATGTTGCTGATCGACCGATATCTGCTGATTCAGTTTCTCAAATCGTTTCTGATATTCTTTATCAGTTTCACGGGGCTGTTCATCGTCATCGATTCGTTCAACAACCTCGACGAATTCCTCAAATACGGCGACCAAACGGGCAGCACCTTTGGTGTTCTGTGGGATTACTACAGTCCGCGTGTGTTTACCTTCTTTGGGATGACCAGCGGTATCCTCACCCTAATCTCGGCCATGTTTACCGTAACGTGGATTCAGCGTCATAATGAAATGACGGCCTTGATGGCTGCCGGTATTTCCCAGGCTCGTATCGTACGGCCGGTGATTATTGCCGTAATCGTGATCGCCATTTTAGGTGTTCTGAATCGCGAACTTCTCATTCCCCAGTACATGGATCGTCTGACGAGAAATGCTCAGGATTGGCTTGGCGAATCGAAAAAGACCTTTCAACCGAAGTTCGATAATCGGACCGGCGTTCTATTGAACGGTGCGGCCACGGTCGCCAGCGATTCGCGAATTGAGTCGCCGAACTTTCGCCTGGACCAAAACTATGAGGGGATCGGAAATCAGATCAATGGCGAGAACGCTTACTATCAAGCCGCCACCGAAGATCATCCCAGTGGCTTTCTGATCGACAACCTCAGCAAGCCGGCATCCACCGAAGGCGTTGCTTCGGTCGACTTTGAGGGAACTCCGTTAGTACTCATGCCAGCCGACCACAACTGGCTTAAGTCCGATCAGTGCTTTCTGGCAACCGAGCTTACCTTCGAGCAGCTAACAGCCAGCAGCCAGTGGCGTGACTACGCATCGACCTACGATCTGATTGCCACGCTCAGCAATCGTAGCCTCGATGTTGGAGCTGACGTCCGTACCGAGATTCATAGTCGAATCGTGCAGCCATTTCTCGATATCACGCTACTCTTTTTGGGGTTGCCGATTGTATTGCGAAAAGAGAATCGCAACATCTTCATTGCCATCGGCTATTGTCTGCTGTTGGTCATGTGCTTTTACGCCGTCACTTTGGTATGTAAGGCAATGGGAGCGACCTCGTGGATTCGCCCAACGTCGTTGGCGGCCTTCATCCCGCTGATTGTCTTCGTGCCGATCGCCACGGCCATGGCGGCACCACTTCGCGATTAG
- a CDS encoding ComF family protein, which yields MAKSNRGTPAAWDLGQLLTSNLEGKTTMQPWIVPVPMHWTRRIRRGTDTAAILAKSFARKTGWPYRKLVYCQRRLAKQSELPITSRKKNVRNAFAVQRPILLDRPIVLVDDIMTTGATLVELSRILRKAGASEIRVAIVARSTPQYLNV from the coding sequence TTGGCGAAAAGTAATCGTGGCACGCCCGCAGCGTGGGATTTAGGGCAACTTCTGACGAGCAACCTGGAGGGGAAAACGACGATGCAGCCGTGGATTGTGCCCGTGCCCATGCATTGGACACGGCGAATTCGCCGCGGTACCGATACGGCAGCGATATTGGCCAAATCATTTGCGCGCAAGACGGGCTGGCCATATCGCAAGCTCGTCTATTGTCAGCGCCGTTTGGCCAAGCAGAGTGAGTTACCAATTACCTCCAGAAAGAAAAACGTTCGCAATGCGTTTGCTGTCCAGAGACCGATATTGCTGGATCGTCCGATTGTGCTGGTGGACGACATTATGACGACCGGAGCGACGCTGGTTGAGCTGTCTCGCATTCTTCGCAAAGCAGGAGCTTCGGAAATCCGCGTAGCAATCGTCGCTCGTTCCACTCCTCAGTACCTTAACGTTTAG
- a CDS encoding DUF502 domain-containing protein yields MTSELTKTDPKKVSGFYSFRRAVLRGLAIAAPPLLTIVIFIWILATIQSYILAPIETTARSAIAWAIQDVHRELPNAAPEATRAEYDSEIYRKTANGQWVPEKIYNFVYEHLHDQPMPASGYGVYEQYVQYRWLKRELTIPSLLAVCLLALYFTGKFLAGGLGRMIWNASERQVMQRLPIIRNVYGSVKQVTDFLLNEQEIQFTRVVAVEYPRKGMWSLGFVTSESMLDIKDKAGEPVVTILIPTSPMPATGFTINAKKSETIELNITLDQAFQFIVSCGVVVPPQQQTQVSPVAGQIQARLKQKQESESGNESQQDSG; encoded by the coding sequence ATGACCAGTGAATTGACCAAGACCGACCCGAAGAAAGTGAGCGGCTTTTATTCTTTTCGCCGCGCGGTTCTCCGCGGCTTGGCGATCGCTGCTCCTCCGCTTCTAACGATCGTCATCTTCATTTGGATCCTTGCCACGATCCAAAGCTACATACTCGCACCGATCGAAACGACGGCCCGTTCGGCTATTGCTTGGGCCATCCAGGATGTTCATCGAGAACTTCCCAATGCGGCTCCCGAAGCAACTCGTGCCGAGTACGACTCAGAAATCTACCGAAAGACGGCCAACGGGCAGTGGGTCCCCGAGAAGATCTACAACTTCGTGTACGAGCATCTCCATGATCAACCGATGCCGGCATCCGGTTATGGTGTGTATGAGCAGTACGTTCAGTATCGCTGGCTGAAACGTGAACTTACGATTCCTTCACTGTTGGCCGTCTGCTTACTAGCCCTCTATTTCACCGGAAAATTTCTTGCAGGGGGCCTCGGCCGGATGATCTGGAACGCTTCCGAACGGCAAGTTATGCAACGGCTTCCGATTATTCGCAATGTCTATGGTTCTGTGAAGCAAGTCACGGACTTTCTCCTAAACGAACAAGAAATCCAGTTCACCCGGGTGGTTGCGGTCGAGTATCCACGTAAGGGGATGTGGTCGCTTGGTTTTGTTACCAGCGAGAGCATGCTCGATATAAAAGACAAAGCCGGTGAGCCTGTCGTAACGATCCTGATTCCAACCTCACCAATGCCAGCTACGGGTTTTACCATTAACGCCAAGAAGAGTGAAACGATCGAACTGAATATCACTCTGGATCAAGCGTTTCAGTTCATCGTCAGCTGCGGTGTTGTCGTTCCTCCGCAGCAACAGACGCAAGTATCTCCCGTCGCGGGGCAGATTCAAGCTCGTCTGAAGCAGAAGCAAGAATCGGAATCTGGCAACGAATCACAACAGGATAGTGGCTAG
- the hemC gene encoding hydroxymethylbilane synthase produces MNGEPLRIGTRSSPLALWQAHWVAEELKRSGQSVEVVHVSTKGDVTSGPLGEIGGQGLFTKEIQAALLENRVDVAVHSLKDLPTDPTPGLALAAVPTREACGDVLVSRGGFHVDSLPQGAIIGTGSVRRRAQLLHARPDLEIRDIRGNVETRLRKMDEGEYEAIVLAEAGLRRLEMADRIVHVIDKRVMLPAVGQGALGIEVRDSDQRAKVAVGVLHHPDSYHCVQAERVLLAELRGGCLAPVGAWARLEIERDLLHLDGVVISGDGVQKISAYACGPPTKAAEIGRQVASQLIIQGAQRIISYARTSGGRG; encoded by the coding sequence ATGAATGGTGAGCCTCTCCGCATCGGTACGCGCAGCAGCCCGCTAGCTCTATGGCAAGCCCACTGGGTTGCTGAAGAACTCAAACGAAGCGGACAATCCGTTGAAGTCGTTCATGTTTCAACCAAGGGGGACGTCACCTCTGGCCCCCTCGGCGAGATCGGTGGCCAAGGCCTGTTTACCAAAGAGATCCAAGCGGCTCTGCTGGAAAACAGGGTAGATGTAGCCGTTCATAGCCTGAAGGATCTTCCTACGGATCCAACGCCTGGTCTTGCACTGGCGGCGGTACCGACGCGTGAAGCGTGCGGCGACGTACTGGTCTCGCGAGGTGGATTTCATGTCGATTCGCTACCACAAGGGGCTATCATCGGTACCGGTAGCGTCCGTCGCCGCGCTCAACTACTTCATGCCCGCCCCGATCTTGAAATTCGCGACATTCGAGGCAACGTCGAGACTCGTCTCCGAAAGATGGACGAAGGCGAGTACGAAGCCATCGTCTTGGCCGAAGCTGGGCTTCGCCGCTTAGAAATGGCTGACCGGATTGTTCATGTGATCGACAAACGTGTCATGCTACCTGCCGTCGGGCAAGGTGCCCTGGGGATCGAAGTCCGTGATTCCGATCAACGCGCCAAGGTAGCCGTTGGGGTCCTGCATCACCCCGACAGTTACCACTGTGTGCAGGCCGAACGCGTGTTGCTAGCAGAGCTGCGTGGTGGCTGTCTGGCCCCGGTGGGTGCGTGGGCTCGACTCGAGATCGAACGCGATCTTTTACATCTCGATGGGGTAGTAATCAGCGGAGATGGTGTTCAGAAGATCTCAGCTTACGCCTGTGGACCGCCCACCAAAGCTGCTGAAATCGGACGTCAGGTGGCTTCGCAACTGATCATTCAAGGGGCTCAGCGTATCATCAGCTACGCGAGAACTTCTGGCGGACGCGGTTAA